AACTTGAGTGTCTAAGTAAATGGGGGCAATATTTACTAAGATCTAGAATAGTAAATGAAGGTCATTTTtggaaacaaaggaataaattaCAGTAAACACAAGTCACTTTTAGGTGTCTATCAGAAGTCCAGTTAGGAAGACCAATGCCTTATAAAACTTCAGCAAAAAGTTAAAGTTGGAAATACAGTGTAGGATTTTTATCAGACAGGGCCCATGTAGGTCAACAGAAATTATACTGGGTATTTAGAAAGAAGGAATGGTGACCAAGACATGCCTAAGAGGTCACTGGCCTCCTTGTAAAGAGAAATTCTAGCAGCAAAAAGGTGGCAAAGGATGATGTTTCTGTAATTTGAGAATAAAAGAGAGATACATTATACATACTCCAGTTCATTTggccaaaaaaagaaggaaagaataaagggaGGAAAAACGGGAAGAGACCTAATtacatttagattattttatcTGAGACTGTGGGTAAGAAACTTCTTGGGAAAGCCTAGGACCTGAGACCCTTGCAACGGCGAGCATCATCTGCTTGCTTCACTCTTACAtggttttagaataaaaaatttgGCCCATTAACCATAAAGGTAAATAATAGCACCAGAACATTTttttgaaacacatttttatttcttatcgtACAAGCTTTTACAAATTGTCTTATCCTaggaaattgtgttttattttgttctctcttaTTTACATCTCTACAGGAAGTGGGCTTAATTGAATAGGTAATGAAATTCTCCAGAGCAGACCAAAGGGACTGTGTTTCTTCTGTTCTGGAAGGGTGTGCTGTAAATCTAAGATGAAAATGGCCTGTGAAATATATCTTGCTCTACCTCAAAACTGGGCCTCTGAATTTTGGCAAGTCAGGGCAGAGGCAAACCTATGTGTCCTTACCTGAAAAGCAAGGATTGCAAGGTCACAGGAGGGATTTTGGAAAGTATGCAATTTTTCTGCAGCTGGTTTCCACTTCTTTCTCCACCCAACTGTTTACTGGAGCTGCTAAGAAGTGTTCCATCTTCAGACTTCTGCCCTTGGCCAGCACAACATTCTGTGGACATGCTAACAACATAAGACCCAAAAACCAGAAGTCTGAACATGGCTGCGACTAAGCCAGCAACAGTGAGATCTTCTTGGGCCTATATCTCCTTCTCTGTAATGAAGGTGTGGAGTTAAACTTATCTCTAGGGACCTTGTGCTCGGATAGTCCATGAATGACACATTCTCATTGCAAGTGGCCAGAATGAAGATGTTCTCAGTCTTGGGCCACCTTAAACTTTGACGGGGGCCAGCTTCATTGTGACACTTGATGTCCAGGATTGGACAGGGATTGGGGGCCATTCTAATTGTCtgtgaaggagctggagaagtcCATGCTGACAGTATGGCTAAGGCAGTGATGATTCGTGTCCAGCATATGGGCCATTTACTATGTGGTTGAATATCCTCTTACTTCAGACACCAGAGTCTGAACAGCAAAAAGGCCTAGGGTCACACTTCTGTCTGAAGCCAGGACTTCAGAACTTCTTTCAAGCACAGTCCCACCTTTCCATTGTACCTGTTTCATCTGTTCATTTGCTCACTCACTATGCCAGCAAGTGGGGATAGCCAAGGTAAACCCCACACAGTTTGTTTCCTTGGGGATCTCCTGGATTAGAGAAGACATTTCTCTGCAGCGTCAGAAGCTGGACTGACAGCTTCATTCAAATAATGTCAAGTTTGGAGGTCAAGAGAGAAAATCCAGACAGGTTTGCTGCATGGAGCTCACAGCCAGAGGACCTTTGCCTCTTACTTTTTGTAGCTGCTGCTTGGCTTTTACTTGTTCCCCTTTTTCTTGCAGCAAAATGGTGTCAATTCAGCTCGacagcccccaatcttaacttCGAAGGAGAGACACTCGACTTCACAGCGCCCATTCCTTTTCTTACACTGTATCTGTCTGTATATTCCTCCATGGGCTAAGTGAAGAAAGCAGGGCTTCAGTTACCCAGTCACTGGTGACCAGAAAGCAACACAACATCACCCAGGCCAAATCTCCTCATTACCAAATCTCCTACAGACACAGAGTACACACCTAGAGATCAGAAAAAGCACATGCCACCTGAATAGTGGTGTGGGAGCTCAGATTCTCTGCTCCCACCAGATTCTCTGATGCAGTGTTCTTACTTGGTATTCAATTTCTTCTACCACAGTCATTTCTAGAATATCTAGAAGTAGAGAACTTCTTCCTGGGAGGGAGGCAGTGTACTTTTTAATTCCAATAAACAGTCCTTtccaatttgtgatttttttcacatCTCCAAATTAATATTCTCAGATATATAACAAAAAGTAAAGACAATACTGTTGACAGAGTAGGCAGGTCAATGATAGCCTACATGGACTGCTGTGTGGTTGTTGAGTTTCACAAATTTAAGTGCGAAGATAAAAGAAATGTGGTACTGGTCCA
The DNA window shown above is from Neovison vison isolate M4711 chromosome 11, ASM_NN_V1, whole genome shotgun sequence and carries:
- the DEFB107B gene encoding beta-defensin 107; this encodes MSGAMRIFSLISAALILLVHIFSAHGGIYRQIQCKKRNGRCEVECLSFEVKIGGCRAELTPFCCKKKGNK